The following proteins come from a genomic window of Athalia rosae chromosome 1, iyAthRosa1.1, whole genome shotgun sequence:
- the LOC105693502 gene encoding lethal(3)malignant brain tumor-like protein 3 isoform X3 translates to MYDSAPTDRLESLNERGMDEEVLVDEIHKNDKSDTQLMGDRATAVMPLLYIQPGKLRAGQPINGTPTATTSSPPQLATIINPITSGQNKVFVQGLSQVSVAQNKQHIVIHRPITTLSSTTSNLPQKHIVLRKSTATTAQILPMPSSQGTQSHPPTGKHAFAYLSNLIKPNKSREPVILPAGVVPAPQSSKQKLVITPVISQLSPATTGNTTTVQSQSSKHSSNLLLPVTMPQHSGPVKQGMFNLKINNGQLSADHKGTITVLRESKGGNSGLQPPPLHPLTKMGLLKSVKGSGSAKDGIKITENADSAVITPIPSKDEEAPPEKRKKTISNILRGNSDKRAKKQPAKSVQDTAPSVKPPPKNSELDKEKDKKQQNDDDITLIKVVPSEDKRLRQDSALDDEIKIEIIKAMPSKDDTVTDLHHERKAGSHAVESKEAVNSSHQNDPNFDPAKALDWQDGVGTLPGSTLKFRMNEFGMMEMVEEEDNKQVKSKNSGDKENVCLSQNSSNASSAPAISGDKKDTIYYCDNCNCYGLAAEFESPNSCSRSCTELLATKRAAMSRRERDVRDLRAKRKRKKLLQEHGYTYQNQQQQQQKQAQMQQSQGQSEECEQDQQIEVDEPTKDKSETDEEVKYSTSTPNEESQDDPESKYPWQTGKRGFSWAKYLEHSKAKAAPVKLFKDAFPYTKNQFKLGMKLEGIDPEHPSHYCVLTVVEVLGYRIRLHFDGYPENYDFWVNADSMDIFPVGWAEKNGHKLDPPKGYVATNFNWNAYLKTCKAPAAPKNIFSNKNTLFPTGFRQGMKLEAVDRKHSSLVCVASIAELMDSRILVHFDSWDEVYDYWADASSPYIHPVGWCHHNGHSLTPPNSYKDPKFFTWESYLRDNRAVAAPARAFKQRPPCGFKRGMKLEAVDKRVPLLIRVATVEDVKDHVLKIRFDGWPENHAYWVDDDSPDIHPMGWCMKTGHPLEPPLTPENLTDRPECGTHGCRGIGHVKGPKFAAHNSASGCPYSPQNLNRIRPLPDRLNVKQECCDFDEDIHERPKSDKLERIKMERSEKSDKYSYHEERGDRIAAKVENNESFEIKYEKTESSEKSGKYRQQQSDGQTDDDEVSKKRIKRRQMSEEASLSPGAYFGDNSAISMQYATNIPDKQLRTEIYHSVYNPGYNPLPEAPHIWAKHSNALNRVVAKQNTDPRRWSNEEVIKFIHSVPNCREIGSIFRKHSIDGEAFLMLTQEDLVTLLGLRLGPAIKLYNSIVLLRRRAA, encoded by the exons atgtatgattcGGCTCCAACTGATCGTCTGGAATCACTGAATGAACGCGG AATGGATGAAGAAGTATTGGTAgatgaaatacataagaacGACAAAAGTGATACTCAATTGATGGGGGACCGAGCAACCGCCGTCATGCCTCTATTGTATATTCAGCCAGGCAAGCTACGAGCTGGACAGCCAATAAATGGGACTCCTACTGCAACTACATCTTCCCCTCCTCAGCTAGCCACAATTATCAATCCG ATTACTAGTGGTCAAAACAAAGTATTTGTGCAAGGATTATCTCAAGTTAGCGTTGCTCAGAATAAACAACACATTGTCATTCATCGACCGATTACCACATTGAGTTCAACGACCAGCAATTTGCCACAAAAGCACATagttttgagaaaatcaaCTGCTACCACAGCGCAAATTTTACCCATGCCCTCTTCACAAGGAACCCAATCTCATCCACCGACAGGAAAACATGCCTTTGCTTATCTCAGTAATCTCATCAAACCTAACAAATCCAGGGAACCTGTTATTTTACCCGCAG GAGTAGTCCCTGCGCCACAAAGTTCTAAACAAAAACTGGTAATCACACCTGTGATATCGCAGTTGTCACCGGCAACAACTGGAAACACTACCACTGTACAAAGTCAGTCTTCGAAACACAGTAGTAATTTGTTGTTGCCTGTCACTATGCCGCAACATAGTGGTCCAGTCAAACAAGGCatgtttaatttgaaaataaacaatGGGCAACTCAGTGCAGATCATAAAGGAACTATCACAG TGTTGCGTGAGTCAAAAGGCGGCAATTCTGGACTTCAACCTCCACCTTTACATCCCTTAACTAAAATGGGCCTGCTGAAATCGGTAAAAGGAAGTGGAAGTGCAAAAGACGGTATTAAAATAACAGAGAATGCTGACTCAGCGGTCATAACACCAATTCCTAGTAAAGATGAGGAGGCACCACCGGAAAAACGCAAGAAAACTATAAGCAATATTTTACGGGGAAACAGCGACAAACGGGCGAAGAAACAGCCAGCAAAGTCAGTTCAGGACACCGCTCCCAGTGTCAAGCCCCCACCAAAAAATTCTGAACTAGAtaaggaaaaagataaaaagcaGCAGAATGACGATGACATAACTTTAATCAAAGTGGTACCTAGTGAAGATAAGAGACTCAGGCAAGACTCCGCATTGGATgacgagataaaaatagaaatcatAAAGGCAATGCCAAGCAAAGACGATACTGTGACTGACTTGCACCACGAACGCAAGGCCGGAAGTCATGCTGTTGAATCTAAGGAGGCGGTCAACTCCTCTCATCAAAATGATCCAAACTTTGATCCTGCCAAGGCACTCGATTGGCAAGACGGTGTTGGGACATTGCCTGGAAGTACGCTTAAG TtccgaatgaatgaatttggGATGATGGAGATGGTTGAAGAAGAGGATAACAAAcaagtgaaaagtaaaaatagtGGTGATAAAGAGAATGTGTGTTTGTCCCAGAACTCGTCCAATGCCAGCTCTGCTCCTGCAATAAGCGGTGATAAGAAAG atacaatttattattgcGATAATTGTAACTGCTACGGTTTAGCTGCCGAATTCGAGAGTCCAAACTCTTGTAGCCGCTCGTGTACTGAACTATTGGCGACAAAAAGGGCTGCTATGTCGCGAAGAGAGAGGGATGTGAG AGACTTACGTGCGAAACGGAAACGCAAGAAATTATTGCAAGAACATGGCTATACCTATCAAaatcaacaacagcagcaacagaaaCAAGCTCAAATGCAACAGTCGCAGGGACAGTCAGAAGAATGTGAGCAGGACCAGCAAATTGAAGTAGATGAACCGACCAAGGATAAGTCCGAAACGGATGAAGAAGTGAAATACTCGACATCTACTCCCAATGAAGAGAGTCAGGATGACCCTGAATCTAag TATCCCTGGCAAACTGGTAAACGAGGGTTCTCCTGGGCAAAGTATTTAGAGCACAGCAAAGCCAAGGCAGCACCAGTAAAGTTATTCAAGGATGCTTTTCCATACACTAAAAACCAATTCAAACTTGGAATGAAGTTGGAAGGTATCGATCCTGAACATCCATCTCATTATTGCGTTCTGACCGTCGTCGAAGTTCTGG GTTATCGAATACGCTTACACTTTGATGGATATCCGGAGAACTACGACTTTTGGGTGAACGCTGATAGTATGGATATTTTCCCTGTTGGATGGGCGGAAAAAAACGGGCATAAACTTGACCCACCCAAAGGTTATGTGGCTACTAATTTCAATTGGAACGCCTATCTTAAAACCTGTAAAGCTCCCGCGGCtccgaaaaatatattttcaaacaaaaac ACACTTTTTCCAACCGGATTCCGGCAGGGCATGAAACTTGAAGCGGTAGATAGGAAACACTCCTCTCTCGTATGTGTTGCTAGCATCGCAGAGCTCATGGACTCGCGAATATTAGTACACTTTGATTCTTGGGATGAAGTCTACGACTATTGGGCAGATGCAAGTTCTCCGTACATTCATCCTGTGGGATGGTGTCATCACAACGGTCACAGCCTTACACCACCCAATA GTTATAAAGacccaaaatttttcacctgggAATCCTATCTGAGAGACAATAGAGCTGTCGCTGCGCCTGCGAGAGCGTTCAAACAACGTCCACCTTGTGGATTCAAACGTGGTATGAAATTAGAAGCTGTCGACAAAAGGGTGCCTCTGCTAATCAGAGTTGCAACTGTTGAGGATGTTAAGGATCATGT gTTAAAGATTCGCTTCGATGGCTGGCCCGAAAATCATGCCTACTGGGTTGACGATGATTCACCCGATATACACCCGATGGGGTGGTGCATGAAAACAGGACATCCTCTGGAGCCACCTTTGA CTCCTGAAAATTTGACCGATCGCCCCGAGTGTGGAACCCACGGATGTCGCGGCATCGGTCACGTCAAAGGTCCGAAGTTTGCCGCACACAACTCTGCATCTGGCTGTCCGTACTCACCACAAAATCTGAACCGAATCAGACCATTACCAGACAGATTGAACGTCAAACAAGAGTGTTGCGATTTTGATGAAGATATTCATGAGAGACCGAAAAGCGACAAactcgaaagaataaaaatggaacGTAGCGAGAAGAGTGACAAATATTCGTACCACGAGGAACGGGGAGACAGAATTGCTGCTAAAGTAGAAAACAACGAATCGTTTGAAATTAAATACGAGAAAACTGAAAGCTCCGAAAA GTCTGGAAAATATCGACAGCAGCAAAGCGACGGCCAAACAGATGATGATGAGGTGTCCAAAAAACGGATCAAACG GCGACAAATGTCGGAAGAAGCTTCTCTGTCACCGGGAGCATATTTCGGGGATAATTCGGCGATTTCGATGCAGTACGCAACGAACATACCCGACAAACAACTTAGAACCGAAATTTATCACTCGGTTTACAATCCTGGATACAATCCCCTCCCGGAGGCTCCTCATATATGGGCAAAGCACAGCAATGCACTGAACAGAGTGGTCGCGAAGCAGAACACCGACCCTCGTCGATGGTCTAACGAGGAGGTCATCAAGTTTATACACAGCGTTCCTAATTGTCGAGAAATCGGCAGCATTTTCAGAAAACAC AGCATCGACGGAGAGGCATTCTTGATGTTGACGCAGGAAGATTTGGTCACATTACTGGGCTTGCGATTAGGCCCTGCGATAAAATTGTACAACAGTATAGTTTTACTTCGCCGTCGAGCGGCGTGA
- the LOC105693502 gene encoding lethal(3)malignant brain tumor-like protein 3 isoform X4 produces the protein MDSEIMDEEVLVDEIHKNDKSDTQLMGDRATAVMPLLYIQPGKLRAGQPINGTPTATTSSPPQLATIINPITSGQNKVFVQGLSQVSVAQNKQHIVIHRPITTLSSTTSNLPQKHIVLRKSTATTAQILPMPSSQGTQSHPPTGKHAFAYLSNLIKPNKSREPVILPAGVVPAPQSSKQKLVITPVISQLSPATTGNTTTVQSQSSKHSSNLLLPVTMPQHSGPVKQGMFNLKINNGQLSADHKGTITVLRESKGGNSGLQPPPLHPLTKMGLLKSVKGSGSAKDGIKITENADSAVITPIPSKDEEAPPEKRKKTISNILRGNSDKRAKKQPAKSVQDTAPSVKPPPKNSELDKEKDKKQQNDDDITLIKVVPSEDKRLRQDSALDDEIKIEIIKAMPSKDDTVTDLHHERKAGSHAVESKEAVNSSHQNDPNFDPAKALDWQDGVGTLPGSTLKFRMNEFGMMEMVEEEDNKQVKSKNSGDKENVCLSQNSSNASSAPAISGDKKVDEKQPRSTVPDTIYYCDNCNCYGLAAEFESPNSCSRSCTELLATKRAAMSRRERDVRDLRAKRKRKKLLQEHGYTYQNQQQQQQKQAQMQQSQGQSEECEQDQQIEVDEPTKDKSETDEEVKYSTSTPNEESQDDPESKYPWQTGKRGFSWAKYLEHSKAKAAPVKLFKDAFPYTKNQFKLGMKLEGIDPEHPSHYCVLTVVEVLGYRIRLHFDGYPENYDFWVNADSMDIFPVGWAEKNGHKLDPPKGYVATNFNWNAYLKTCKAPAAPKNIFSNKNTLFPTGFRQGMKLEAVDRKHSSLVCVASIAELMDSRILVHFDSWDEVYDYWADASSPYIHPVGWCHHNGHSLTPPNSYKDPKFFTWESYLRDNRAVAAPARAFKQRPPCGFKRGMKLEAVDKRVPLLIRVATVEDVKDHVLKIRFDGWPENHAYWVDDDSPDIHPMGWCMKTGHPLEPPLTPENLTDRPECGTHGCRGIGHVKGPKFAAHNSASGCPYSPQNLNRIRPLPDRLNVKQECCDFDEDIHERPKSDKLERIKMERSEKSDKYSYHEERGDRIAAKVENNESFEIKYEKTESSEKSGKYRQQQSDGQTDDDEVSKKRIKRRQMSEEASLSPGAYFGDNSAISMQYATNIPDKQLRTEIYHSVYNPGYNPLPEAPHIWAKHSNALNRVVAKQNTDPRRWSNEEVIKFIHSVPNCREIGSIFRKHSIDGEAFLMLTQEDLVTLLGLRLGPAIKLYNSIVLLRRRAA, from the exons ATGGATTCTGAAAT AATGGATGAAGAAGTATTGGTAgatgaaatacataagaacGACAAAAGTGATACTCAATTGATGGGGGACCGAGCAACCGCCGTCATGCCTCTATTGTATATTCAGCCAGGCAAGCTACGAGCTGGACAGCCAATAAATGGGACTCCTACTGCAACTACATCTTCCCCTCCTCAGCTAGCCACAATTATCAATCCG ATTACTAGTGGTCAAAACAAAGTATTTGTGCAAGGATTATCTCAAGTTAGCGTTGCTCAGAATAAACAACACATTGTCATTCATCGACCGATTACCACATTGAGTTCAACGACCAGCAATTTGCCACAAAAGCACATagttttgagaaaatcaaCTGCTACCACAGCGCAAATTTTACCCATGCCCTCTTCACAAGGAACCCAATCTCATCCACCGACAGGAAAACATGCCTTTGCTTATCTCAGTAATCTCATCAAACCTAACAAATCCAGGGAACCTGTTATTTTACCCGCAG GAGTAGTCCCTGCGCCACAAAGTTCTAAACAAAAACTGGTAATCACACCTGTGATATCGCAGTTGTCACCGGCAACAACTGGAAACACTACCACTGTACAAAGTCAGTCTTCGAAACACAGTAGTAATTTGTTGTTGCCTGTCACTATGCCGCAACATAGTGGTCCAGTCAAACAAGGCatgtttaatttgaaaataaacaatGGGCAACTCAGTGCAGATCATAAAGGAACTATCACAG TGTTGCGTGAGTCAAAAGGCGGCAATTCTGGACTTCAACCTCCACCTTTACATCCCTTAACTAAAATGGGCCTGCTGAAATCGGTAAAAGGAAGTGGAAGTGCAAAAGACGGTATTAAAATAACAGAGAATGCTGACTCAGCGGTCATAACACCAATTCCTAGTAAAGATGAGGAGGCACCACCGGAAAAACGCAAGAAAACTATAAGCAATATTTTACGGGGAAACAGCGACAAACGGGCGAAGAAACAGCCAGCAAAGTCAGTTCAGGACACCGCTCCCAGTGTCAAGCCCCCACCAAAAAATTCTGAACTAGAtaaggaaaaagataaaaagcaGCAGAATGACGATGACATAACTTTAATCAAAGTGGTACCTAGTGAAGATAAGAGACTCAGGCAAGACTCCGCATTGGATgacgagataaaaatagaaatcatAAAGGCAATGCCAAGCAAAGACGATACTGTGACTGACTTGCACCACGAACGCAAGGCCGGAAGTCATGCTGTTGAATCTAAGGAGGCGGTCAACTCCTCTCATCAAAATGATCCAAACTTTGATCCTGCCAAGGCACTCGATTGGCAAGACGGTGTTGGGACATTGCCTGGAAGTACGCTTAAG TtccgaatgaatgaatttggGATGATGGAGATGGTTGAAGAAGAGGATAACAAAcaagtgaaaagtaaaaatagtGGTGATAAAGAGAATGTGTGTTTGTCCCAGAACTCGTCCAATGCCAGCTCTGCTCCTGCAATAAGCGGTGATAAGAAAG TTGATGAAAAGCAACCTCGATCCACTGTTCCagatacaatttattattgcGATAATTGTAACTGCTACGGTTTAGCTGCCGAATTCGAGAGTCCAAACTCTTGTAGCCGCTCGTGTACTGAACTATTGGCGACAAAAAGGGCTGCTATGTCGCGAAGAGAGAGGGATGTGAG AGACTTACGTGCGAAACGGAAACGCAAGAAATTATTGCAAGAACATGGCTATACCTATCAAaatcaacaacagcagcaacagaaaCAAGCTCAAATGCAACAGTCGCAGGGACAGTCAGAAGAATGTGAGCAGGACCAGCAAATTGAAGTAGATGAACCGACCAAGGATAAGTCCGAAACGGATGAAGAAGTGAAATACTCGACATCTACTCCCAATGAAGAGAGTCAGGATGACCCTGAATCTAag TATCCCTGGCAAACTGGTAAACGAGGGTTCTCCTGGGCAAAGTATTTAGAGCACAGCAAAGCCAAGGCAGCACCAGTAAAGTTATTCAAGGATGCTTTTCCATACACTAAAAACCAATTCAAACTTGGAATGAAGTTGGAAGGTATCGATCCTGAACATCCATCTCATTATTGCGTTCTGACCGTCGTCGAAGTTCTGG GTTATCGAATACGCTTACACTTTGATGGATATCCGGAGAACTACGACTTTTGGGTGAACGCTGATAGTATGGATATTTTCCCTGTTGGATGGGCGGAAAAAAACGGGCATAAACTTGACCCACCCAAAGGTTATGTGGCTACTAATTTCAATTGGAACGCCTATCTTAAAACCTGTAAAGCTCCCGCGGCtccgaaaaatatattttcaaacaaaaac ACACTTTTTCCAACCGGATTCCGGCAGGGCATGAAACTTGAAGCGGTAGATAGGAAACACTCCTCTCTCGTATGTGTTGCTAGCATCGCAGAGCTCATGGACTCGCGAATATTAGTACACTTTGATTCTTGGGATGAAGTCTACGACTATTGGGCAGATGCAAGTTCTCCGTACATTCATCCTGTGGGATGGTGTCATCACAACGGTCACAGCCTTACACCACCCAATA GTTATAAAGacccaaaatttttcacctgggAATCCTATCTGAGAGACAATAGAGCTGTCGCTGCGCCTGCGAGAGCGTTCAAACAACGTCCACCTTGTGGATTCAAACGTGGTATGAAATTAGAAGCTGTCGACAAAAGGGTGCCTCTGCTAATCAGAGTTGCAACTGTTGAGGATGTTAAGGATCATGT gTTAAAGATTCGCTTCGATGGCTGGCCCGAAAATCATGCCTACTGGGTTGACGATGATTCACCCGATATACACCCGATGGGGTGGTGCATGAAAACAGGACATCCTCTGGAGCCACCTTTGA CTCCTGAAAATTTGACCGATCGCCCCGAGTGTGGAACCCACGGATGTCGCGGCATCGGTCACGTCAAAGGTCCGAAGTTTGCCGCACACAACTCTGCATCTGGCTGTCCGTACTCACCACAAAATCTGAACCGAATCAGACCATTACCAGACAGATTGAACGTCAAACAAGAGTGTTGCGATTTTGATGAAGATATTCATGAGAGACCGAAAAGCGACAAactcgaaagaataaaaatggaacGTAGCGAGAAGAGTGACAAATATTCGTACCACGAGGAACGGGGAGACAGAATTGCTGCTAAAGTAGAAAACAACGAATCGTTTGAAATTAAATACGAGAAAACTGAAAGCTCCGAAAA GTCTGGAAAATATCGACAGCAGCAAAGCGACGGCCAAACAGATGATGATGAGGTGTCCAAAAAACGGATCAAACG GCGACAAATGTCGGAAGAAGCTTCTCTGTCACCGGGAGCATATTTCGGGGATAATTCGGCGATTTCGATGCAGTACGCAACGAACATACCCGACAAACAACTTAGAACCGAAATTTATCACTCGGTTTACAATCCTGGATACAATCCCCTCCCGGAGGCTCCTCATATATGGGCAAAGCACAGCAATGCACTGAACAGAGTGGTCGCGAAGCAGAACACCGACCCTCGTCGATGGTCTAACGAGGAGGTCATCAAGTTTATACACAGCGTTCCTAATTGTCGAGAAATCGGCAGCATTTTCAGAAAACAC AGCATCGACGGAGAGGCATTCTTGATGTTGACGCAGGAAGATTTGGTCACATTACTGGGCTTGCGATTAGGCCCTGCGATAAAATTGTACAACAGTATAGTTTTACTTCGCCGTCGAGCGGCGTGA